One part of the Bacteroidia bacterium genome encodes these proteins:
- the ytxJ gene encoding bacillithiol system redox-active protein YtxJ, whose product MNKWQPLTGVAQLKEIKEASFERPQLIFKHSISCGISAQVNHLLQSSSESLAEETDLHYLDLINYRSVSNEVAAEFGIVHQSPQVLLIKDAKVVYHTSHFSIRPEKILGAV is encoded by the coding sequence ATGAACAAGTGGCAGCCTCTAACTGGGGTAGCTCAGCTGAAAGAAATTAAAGAGGCTTCTTTTGAGAGGCCTCAACTTATTTTTAAACACAGCATCAGTTGTGGGATTTCAGCACAAGTCAATCATTTGCTCCAATCCTCCAGTGAAAGCCTCGCTGAGGAAACCGATCTTCATTATCTCGATCTGATCAATTATCGATCAGTCTCTAATGAAGTTGCTGCAGAATTCGGCATAGTTCATCAATCTCCCCAGGTCTTATTGATCAAGGATGCCAAGGTTGTTTATCACACCAGCCATTTTTCTATCAGACCTGAAAAGATATTGGGAGCCGTTTAG
- the apaG gene encoding Co2+/Mg2+ efflux protein ApaG, translating into MSTQPSSQTTNGIRVSVRTAYIKDESSPARNEYVFAYQIEIHNESPHVVQLLSREWNIIDAFGSKRKVKGPGVVGKQPVIHPGKSHSYVSGVNFNSPAGKMFGYYTMRRQIDGSTFLVSIPDFTMLAPVIMN; encoded by the coding sequence ATGTCGACCCAACCGAGCTCTCAAACTACTAATGGTATAAGAGTAAGCGTCAGAACCGCTTACATCAAGGATGAATCTTCTCCTGCCCGCAATGAATATGTTTTTGCATATCAAATAGAGATCCACAATGAGTCCCCTCATGTGGTTCAATTGCTTAGCAGAGAGTGGAATATTATTGATGCTTTTGGGAGTAAGCGGAAGGTCAAAGGCCCAGGTGTAGTAGGGAAACAGCCGGTTATTCATCCGGGTAAATCCCATAGCTACGTAAGTGGGGTCAATTTCAATAGTCCTGCGGGTAAGATGTTCGGATATTATACCATGCGGAGACAGATCGATGGATCAACTTTTCTGGTAAGCATCCCCGATTTCACCATGCTGGCACCCGTAATTATGAATTAG